CGCTCGCGATATCGCTCGATATCCCGCACCAGGTCGCAGCCTTCGTTGTAGGCGTTCCAGCTCATCCGTTCCGGCAGGCTGATGCCGTCGACGACGCTGATGGAGAGCTTCATGCCGAACTCCGTCCTGGCTGCGGCCTTGCCCCGTACGATCGGCCTGACATGGGGCTGGCTGATGCTGACGATTCGATCGCTGATGCTCTTCCTGTCACTCTTGTACATTTCCTGTTGCTGCCGATACAGCTCATCGATCACCAGCAGGTCGCGATACCGCGCTGTCGAGAGGACGGTCAGCGGTACAGCGGCGCTGAGCGCTTCGATATGCTTCAGGTTTCGACCGATGTACTGCAACTGCTGGCGAATGGCTCGACGAAGCGCTTTTTTCGACAGGTTCCGCTTCATGATTGCCGAGAGAAACGCTTTCCTGGCCTTCTTGCGATACGTCCTCGGCTTGCCCAACTCCTGCGGAGCATTGGCACACAACTGGTCGATGATTTTCTCGGTCTTTTCCCGTGCTTCGTTGAGCAGACCAATATCCGTCGGATAGGCGATGTCTGCCGGTGCGCAGGTGGCATCAACGATGAGTTTGCCCTTGTTGCCGGAACCACCGTCTCCGTCGTCATTCTGGTTCCTTTCCTCAGCCTTCCTGCGCTCTTCAGCCAGATGGCGTTGCAGGAGTTCCTCCTGCAACGCGGCCAGATCGGTATGCTTCAGCCGCTTCCGAAAGTGGGTCAGCATCGAGGCATCGAAGGGCGCTGCATGCTGGTACGTTTCAAGACCGATAAAGAACTGGAGATACGGGTTCTCCTTGATCTGTTCGACCGTCTCGATATCCGAAAGGCCGAGCTTCTCCTTGATAATCAAGGACCCCAGCGCCATGCGAACCGTCAGTGCAGGAGCGCCCCGTTTCGACATGAAGTTTTTGGCATACATCGTCTCGGCGACGTGCCAGGGAATTACGTCGGCGAGCTTCACCCACCGGTTTTCCGGATCGAGTTTACCACCAAACGGCAGATGGAAATTTTCGAACGTGAGCTGCTGAAACTTCGGCTGGTACATGAATCGGCGGTATCGAGGTGCAGGGTTTTTGGGGCTTTTTCAGGCTTTTCCTTGCATTCAAGATACAAAAATACCGCTTAATTCATTACCATAAAACAATTTAACCATTATTCAGCAGACCCTAATTACCAGAAAAATAATTTCTCACTACCGAACGGCGTAATGATGAAGAAAAATCCAAACCTCCAGCCATCGAAAAAGGAACCGGGTGGCAATGCTCTCCAGCAACAGCCGTCGATCTCTTTTCCGGTCATTGGTATCGGCTCTTCAGCTGGTGGGTTAGAGGCGCTCGAGCTGTTCCTGAAAAATATCGCCCCGCCCTGCGGCATGGCCTTTGTAATCGTGCAGCATCTCGATCCAACCCATAAAGGGATTCTTGTCGAACTGCTTCAGCGAGTCACTTCGATGCCTGTCACCCAGGTTACTGACAGGCTGAAAATCAAGCCAGACCACGTTTACGTCATTCCTCCAAACCAGAACATGACCATTTTGCACGGTGTACTCCACTTGCTCGATATGGTCAAGCCGAGGGGGCTTCGTTTGCCCATCGACTTTTTTTTCCGCTCCATGGCCGATGACCTGCAACAACACGCCATCGGCGTGATCCTTTCGGGCATGGGATCAGACGGAACACTCGGACTGCGCGCCATCAAGGAAAAGGGCGGGAGCGTTTTCATCCAGGACCCCGCCTCTTCGAAGTTCGACGGAATGCCCCGAAGCGCAATCGATGAAGGACTGGCCGATGTCGTGGCCCCGGTCGAAGAGCTTCCAGAGAAAATCATCACCTA
This genomic window from Chlorobaculum limnaeum contains:
- a CDS encoding IS5 family transposase — translated: MYQPKFQQLTFENFHLPFGGKLDPENRWVKLADVIPWHVAETMYAKNFMSKRGAPALTVRMALGSLIIKEKLGLSDIETVEQIKENPYLQFFIGLETYQHAAPFDASMLTHFRKRLKHTDLAALQEELLQRHLAEERRKAEERNQNDDGDGGSGNKGKLIVDATCAPADIAYPTDIGLLNEAREKTEKIIDQLCANAPQELGKPRTYRKKARKAFLSAIMKRNLSKKALRRAIRQQLQYIGRNLKHIEALSAAVPLTVLSTARYRDLLVIDELYRQQQEMYKSDRKSISDRIVSISQPHVRPIVRGKAAARTEFGMKLSISVVDGISLPERMSWNAYNEGCDLVRDIERYRERYGHYPESVHADKIYRTLANRMWCKARGIRLSGVPLGRPPKDVEKNRARRRQIREDEGVRNAVEGMFGKAKRRYGLGRVMARLAESSLSVVSITFLVMNLDRLLAAPFLRLFEWLLLELDVIRNLFAWSPPRAAIECRGAMA